From the genome of Pantoea alfalfae, one region includes:
- a CDS encoding nucleoside-specific channel-forming protein Tsx codes for MKYKTLIAGAVLACSLSGAAQAAESDPQYVSDWWHQSVNVVGSYHTRFGPQFNNDVYLEYEAFAKKEWFDFYGYLDVPNFFGVGNSNANGVFDHGSPMFMEIEPRFSIDKLTGTSLAFGPFKEWYFANNYIYDMGRNSDNRQNTWYMGLGTDIDTHSDVGLSLNVYAKYQWENYGAANENSWDGYRFKVKYFVPITTLWGGNLGYVGFTNFDWGSDLNEKGGSSRTSNSIASSHILSLGYNHWHISAVARYFHNGGQWADGQELNFGKGPFEVKSTGWGYYLVAGYNF; via the coding sequence ATGAAATATAAAACGTTGATAGCAGGTGCCGTGCTGGCATGTTCATTGAGTGGTGCTGCGCAGGCCGCTGAAAGCGATCCACAGTATGTCTCCGACTGGTGGCATCAGAGCGTGAACGTGGTAGGCAGCTACCACACGCGTTTCGGACCGCAATTTAATAACGACGTTTATCTGGAATATGAAGCGTTTGCGAAGAAAGAGTGGTTCGATTTCTACGGCTATCTGGACGTGCCTAACTTCTTCGGCGTGGGCAACAGCAATGCCAACGGCGTGTTCGACCACGGTTCACCGATGTTTATGGAGATTGAACCGCGCTTCTCTATCGATAAGCTAACCGGCACCAGCCTGGCCTTTGGCCCGTTCAAAGAGTGGTATTTCGCCAATAACTATATCTACGATATGGGCCGCAACAGCGACAACCGCCAGAATACCTGGTATATGGGTCTGGGCACCGATATCGATACGCACAGCGATGTCGGCCTGTCGCTGAACGTCTACGCCAAATATCAGTGGGAAAATTACGGCGCGGCAAACGAAAACAGCTGGGATGGCTATCGCTTCAAGGTGAAATACTTCGTGCCAATCACCACGCTGTGGGGCGGTAATCTGGGCTATGTGGGCTTCACCAACTTCGACTGGGGTTCTGACCTCAACGAGAAAGGCGGTTCATCACGCACCAGCAACTCTATCGCCTCCAGCCACATTCTGTCACTGGGTTACAATCACTGGCATATTTCTGCAGTGGCGCGTTACTTCCACAACGGCGGACAGTGGGCGGATGGTCAGGAGCTGAACTTCGGCAAAGGGCCATTTGAAGTGAAATCGACTGGCTGGGGTTACTACCTGGTAGCGGGTTATAACTTCTGA
- a CDS encoding MFS transporter — protein MGFMASTAEESLWRHRTFVAFWLARTCSSFGFQMFSVAISWQIYALTNSAMALGMIGLMQFLPSVLLALPAGHLADQYDRRRIVLLGQLVEFAALVALVVLTLFHTADKTALWGLVFMIAVAKALEWPAMSSMLPSLVPPSILARAMAMNSVGGQAAVIVGPTMGGLLYVAGPHVVYGVSGLFYLISLTLVSLLRYERPVQARLPMNMKNLFAGIHFIRERKDVLGVISLDLFAVLLGGATALLPIFAKDILHTGPWGLGMLRGAPSVGALLVGIWLSRHKLDKHVGMIMFGSVAGFGVATLVFALSTQLWLSLIALCALGGFDMVSMVIRGALVQLDTPDAMRGRVNAVNAIFINTSNQLGEFESGLLAAWMGAAPAAAIGGIGTLIVVALWMTLFPHLRRRQKLENEVDPV, from the coding sequence ATGGGATTTATGGCATCAACAGCAGAAGAGTCGCTGTGGCGACATCGGACATTTGTCGCGTTCTGGCTGGCGCGCACCTGCTCATCATTTGGTTTTCAGATGTTCTCGGTGGCAATCAGCTGGCAGATCTATGCGCTGACCAACAGCGCAATGGCGTTGGGGATGATTGGCCTGATGCAGTTTCTGCCGTCGGTATTGCTGGCGCTACCTGCAGGTCATCTTGCGGATCAATATGACCGGCGGCGCATTGTGCTGCTGGGGCAGCTGGTGGAATTTGCTGCGCTGGTGGCATTAGTGGTGCTTACCTTATTCCATACCGCTGACAAGACCGCGCTGTGGGGACTGGTGTTTATGATTGCGGTGGCGAAGGCGCTGGAGTGGCCTGCAATGTCCTCAATGCTGCCGTCGCTGGTGCCGCCTTCGATTCTGGCGCGCGCCATGGCGATGAACTCGGTAGGGGGCCAGGCGGCGGTGATTGTCGGGCCGACGATGGGCGGGCTGCTTTATGTTGCCGGGCCGCATGTCGTATATGGCGTTTCCGGACTGTTTTATCTGATTTCGCTGACGCTGGTGAGTCTGCTGCGCTATGAGCGTCCGGTGCAGGCTCGTCTGCCAATGAATATGAAGAATCTGTTTGCCGGGATTCACTTTATCCGTGAGCGCAAGGATGTGCTTGGGGTGATTTCGCTCGATCTGTTTGCGGTGCTGCTGGGTGGCGCGACGGCACTGTTGCCGATTTTTGCCAAAGATATTCTGCATACCGGGCCGTGGGGATTGGGAATGTTGCGCGGTGCGCCGTCGGTGGGCGCCTTGCTGGTCGGCATCTGGCTGAGCCGTCACAAGCTGGACAAGCATGTCGGGATGATTATGTTTGGCTCGGTGGCGGGATTTGGCGTTGCCACATTGGTGTTCGCGCTGTCCACGCAGCTGTGGCTGTCGCTGATTGCCCTCTGTGCGCTGGGGGGCTTTGATATGGTGAGTATGGTGATCCGGGGTGCGCTGGTGCAACTGGATACGCCGGATGCTATGCGGGGACGGGTGAATGCGGTTAACGCGATTTTTATCAATACGTCGAATCAGCTGGGCGAGTTTGAGTCTGGGTTGCTGGCAGCCTGGATGGGAGCGGCACCCGCGGCAGCGATTGGCGGCATCGGTACGCTGATTGTGGTGGCGTTGTGGATGACGTTGTTTCCGCATCTGCGGCGGCGTCAGAAGCTGGAGAATGAGGTGGATCCAGTTTAG
- a CDS encoding MFS transporter — protein sequence MQQLPETAEFQHWRRNLAVCVVGSFTTIVAMTLLLPFLPLYVQQLGVEQPAAIARWSGLAYGATFFSAALTAPLWGRLADRYGRKLMLIRASLGMAIAMSLIGMATAPWQLVALRLLAGLLGGYASGSTILVAAQTPKAQTGWALGILSSGIMAGNVVGPLLGGALPPLIGIRQTFWLTGAVIFLAFLATTFLLKEQPRAAATSRASQQPHPEAEPVNHTLVRLMWLSGMLLIFASMSIEPIITLYVGEFVQGDHQITMIAGLVMSAAALGTVLAAPRLGRLADRVGHWRVLTGGLLVSGLLLIPQAFITAAWQLVLLRFLMGMALGGLMPCITAIIRHNVPGSQVGRMLGYSTSAQYIGQVSGPLFGGLIGGTFGMRPVFLATCVVMLFCAWLNWREMKK from the coding sequence ATGCAACAGTTACCCGAAACGGCAGAGTTTCAGCACTGGCGACGTAACTTAGCGGTCTGCGTCGTCGGCTCTTTTACCACCATCGTGGCGATGACGCTGCTGCTGCCATTTCTGCCGCTCTATGTGCAGCAACTGGGCGTTGAGCAGCCCGCGGCCATCGCCCGCTGGTCCGGGCTGGCCTATGGCGCGACCTTTTTCAGCGCCGCGCTGACTGCGCCGCTGTGGGGCAGGCTGGCTGATCGCTACGGTCGTAAGCTGATGCTGATCCGGGCCAGCCTGGGAATGGCGATTGCGATGTCGCTGATTGGCATGGCAACCGCGCCGTGGCAGCTGGTGGCGCTGCGGCTGCTGGCCGGGCTGCTGGGTGGCTACGCATCGGGATCGACCATTCTGGTGGCGGCGCAGACGCCAAAAGCGCAGACCGGCTGGGCGCTGGGCATCCTGTCATCCGGTATTATGGCAGGCAACGTAGTGGGACCGCTGCTGGGTGGCGCTTTACCGCCGCTGATCGGCATTCGTCAGACATTCTGGCTGACCGGTGCGGTCATCTTTCTCGCCTTCCTCGCGACCACCTTTTTACTTAAAGAGCAGCCACGTGCTGCTGCGACGTCGCGTGCCAGCCAGCAACCGCATCCTGAAGCAGAACCGGTGAATCACACACTGGTGCGGCTGATGTGGCTCTCCGGCATGTTGCTGATCTTCGCCAGCATGTCGATTGAACCCATTATTACGCTTTACGTGGGCGAGTTCGTGCAGGGTGACCATCAAATCACGATGATCGCCGGCCTGGTGATGTCTGCGGCGGCGCTGGGCACGGTGCTGGCAGCACCCCGACTGGGTCGTCTGGCCGATCGGGTAGGGCACTGGCGGGTTCTGACCGGCGGATTACTGGTCAGTGGGCTGTTGCTGATCCCCCAGGCGTTTATCACAGCGGCCTGGCAACTGGTGCTGCTGCGTTTTCTGATGGGGATGGCGCTGGGCGGATTGATGCCGTGCATTACGGCGATAATCCGTCATAACGTGCCCGGTTCACAGGTCGGGCGGATGCTGGGGTATTCGACGTCGGCGCAGTATATCGGCCAGGTCAGCGGTCCGTTGTTCGGTGGGCTGATAGGTGGGACGTTCGGGATGCGGCCAGTGTTTCTGGCAACCTGTGTAGTGATGCTGTTTTGCGCGTGGCTCAACTGGCGTGAGATGAAAAAATAG
- a CDS encoding LysR family transcriptional regulator — MSANLKLHQLRAFTDVARQGSIRAASRLSGLSQPALTKAIQELERELGAKLFIRRQQGVVLTDIGDNFFRHASLVLAELRVAEEDIQQRLGLGGGQVNIGVGGSVARTIMPQVINQFHREYPLVKVRIVEGQLVSMVHELRQGALDFTINTYDQSHLDQELMYERMMEREYKVVVRKGHPLEKARSLAELQQADWTMPTPKGSYYRLLHDLFGERGMAPKIVVTCETFMACTSLVAQSDFISILSVDVIDDPILGRSLVALTLDEPLPKAIFYLIQRKDTALTPMSSYMAQLFRRYCQ; from the coding sequence ATGTCTGCCAATCTCAAGCTCCATCAGCTGCGCGCCTTCACTGACGTGGCGCGACAGGGCAGTATCCGGGCGGCAAGCCGTCTTTCCGGGCTGTCACAACCGGCGTTAACCAAAGCGATTCAGGAACTGGAGCGCGAGCTGGGGGCAAAGCTGTTTATCCGCCGTCAGCAGGGCGTAGTGTTAACCGATATCGGTGATAACTTTTTTCGGCATGCCAGCCTGGTGCTGGCAGAGCTGCGGGTTGCCGAAGAGGATATTCAGCAGCGGCTGGGACTGGGTGGCGGTCAGGTGAATATCGGCGTCGGTGGCAGCGTGGCGCGCACCATTATGCCGCAGGTGATTAACCAGTTTCATCGCGAATACCCGCTGGTGAAGGTGCGCATCGTTGAAGGCCAGCTGGTGTCGATGGTGCATGAACTGCGTCAGGGGGCGCTCGATTTCACCATTAATACCTACGATCAGAGCCATCTCGATCAGGAGCTGATGTATGAGCGGATGATGGAGCGCGAGTACAAGGTAGTGGTGCGCAAAGGCCATCCGCTGGAAAAGGCGCGTTCTCTGGCGGAGTTACAGCAGGCGGACTGGACGATGCCAACGCCTAAAGGCAGTTACTACCGCTTGTTGCACGATCTGTTTGGTGAACGCGGCATGGCACCCAAAATCGTGGTGACCTGTGAAACCTTTATGGCCTGCACCAGCCTGGTGGCGCAAAGCGATTTCATCAGTATTCTGTCGGTCGACGTCATTGACGACCCGATTCTGGGCCGGTCGCTGGTGGCGCTGACGCTCGACGAGCCCTTACCGAAAGCGATCTTCTATCTGATCCAGCGCAAAGACACCGCGCTGACGCCGATGAGCAGTTATATGGCACAACTCTTTCGGCGTTATTGTCAATGA
- a CDS encoding glucose/quinate/shikimate family membrane-bound PQQ-dependent dehydrogenase: MGKNSSSFGVIRFLTVLFAVLTGAFMLIGGGWLAAIGGSWYYVFGGVVMLITAYLLSRRKSTALVLYALLLIGTLIWGVWEVGTDFWALAPRTDVLVIFGVWLILPFVYRSFNAGSKAALGTMAVALVASAIVLTYAVFNDPQVINGSVPETADNAPQAAPLSNIPDADWPAYARDQQGTRFSPLKQINHQNVKELQVAWQFQTGDMKGPDDPGEITDEVTPIKIRDTLYLCSPHQILFALDAATGKQKWKFDPGMKVNPTFQHVTCRGVSYHEVPAAADAANTQPALCSRRIYLPVNDGRLFALDAETGERCPTFGVNGELDLQHKQPVTTAGMYEPTSPPIITNTTIVMAGAVTDNFSTREPSGVIRGFDVNTGKLLWVFDPGAKDPNAIPADEHTFTMNSPNSWAPAVYDPKLDTVYLPMGVTTPDIWGGNRTPEQERYASSVLALNATTGKLVWSYQTVHHDLWDMDLPSQPTLADITDKDGNTVPVVYAPAKTGNIFVLDRRTGKPVVPAPETPVPQGAAKGDHVAATQPYSELTFRPKQNLTDKDMWGATMFDQLVCRVIFKRLRYEGPFTPPSEQGTLVFPGNLGMFEWGGIAVDPHRQIAIANPMALPFVSKLIPRGPGNPIEPPKGAEGGSGTETGIQPQYGVPYGVELNPFLSPFGLPCKQPAWGYISAVDLKTNDVVWKQRIGTVRDSAPVPLPFKMGMPMLGGPVTTAGKVFFIGATADNYLRAFSTDTGELLWQARLPAGGQATPMTYEVDGKQYVVIAAGGHGSFGTKLGDYVIAYALPDQK; encoded by the coding sequence ATGGGGAAAAACTCCTCATCTTTTGGCGTAATTCGTTTCCTGACAGTGCTGTTCGCAGTACTGACGGGCGCGTTTATGCTGATTGGCGGTGGCTGGTTAGCCGCCATTGGTGGTTCCTGGTATTACGTTTTCGGCGGTGTGGTGATGCTTATCACCGCCTATCTGCTTTCCCGTCGCAAAAGCACCGCGCTGGTTCTCTATGCGCTACTGCTGATCGGCACCCTGATCTGGGGTGTATGGGAAGTGGGTACAGACTTCTGGGCACTGGCACCGCGCACCGATGTGCTGGTGATTTTTGGTGTCTGGCTGATCCTGCCGTTTGTTTATCGCAGCTTCAACGCGGGCAGTAAAGCCGCGCTGGGGACCATGGCTGTAGCGCTGGTTGCCAGTGCTATCGTGCTGACCTATGCGGTGTTTAACGATCCGCAGGTGATAAACGGTTCAGTGCCAGAAACCGCTGACAACGCCCCGCAGGCTGCGCCGCTGAGTAACATTCCTGATGCTGACTGGCCCGCTTATGCGCGCGATCAGCAGGGAACCCGTTTCTCGCCGCTGAAGCAGATTAACCACCAGAACGTGAAAGAGTTGCAGGTTGCCTGGCAGTTCCAGACGGGCGACATGAAAGGGCCTGACGACCCAGGTGAAATCACCGATGAAGTCACCCCGATTAAAATCCGCGACACGCTTTACCTCTGTTCGCCACACCAGATTCTGTTTGCGCTGGATGCGGCCACCGGTAAGCAGAAGTGGAAATTTGATCCGGGCATGAAGGTGAATCCAACCTTCCAGCACGTGACCTGTCGCGGTGTTTCTTACCACGAAGTGCCGGCAGCAGCCGATGCAGCGAATACGCAGCCTGCTCTCTGCTCTCGTCGTATCTATCTGCCTGTCAACGATGGTCGTCTGTTTGCGCTGGACGCAGAGACCGGCGAACGTTGCCCGACATTTGGCGTCAATGGCGAGCTGGATCTGCAACACAAACAGCCTGTTACGACTGCGGGTATGTATGAGCCGACCTCGCCGCCAATCATTACCAATACCACCATCGTAATGGCCGGTGCAGTAACCGATAACTTCTCAACCCGCGAGCCGTCAGGCGTGATCCGTGGTTTTGATGTGAATACCGGCAAACTGCTGTGGGTATTTGATCCAGGCGCGAAAGACCCAAATGCCATTCCGGCTGATGAACACACCTTCACCATGAACTCACCGAATTCATGGGCACCGGCAGTTTACGATCCGAAACTGGATACCGTTTATCTGCCAATGGGCGTGACCACACCGGATATCTGGGGCGGTAACCGCACTCCAGAGCAGGAACGCTATGCGAGCAGCGTGCTGGCTCTGAATGCCACCACCGGTAAGCTGGTCTGGTCTTATCAGACTGTGCATCACGACCTGTGGGATATGGATCTGCCGTCGCAGCCGACCCTGGCTGACATCACCGATAAAGATGGCAACACCGTACCGGTGGTTTACGCGCCAGCGAAAACCGGCAACATCTTTGTCCTGGATCGCCGTACCGGCAAGCCAGTGGTCCCTGCGCCAGAAACGCCAGTGCCACAGGGTGCTGCAAAAGGCGACCACGTTGCCGCTACTCAGCCCTACTCTGAGCTGACCTTCCGTCCGAAACAGAACCTGACGGACAAGGACATGTGGGGCGCGACGATGTTCGACCAGCTGGTGTGCCGCGTGATCTTCAAGCGCCTGCGCTATGAAGGTCCGTTCACCCCGCCATCAGAGCAGGGCACGCTGGTGTTCCCGGGTAATCTCGGTATGTTCGAATGGGGCGGTATTGCCGTCGATCCACATCGTCAGATTGCGATTGCTAACCCAATGGCGCTGCCGTTTGTCTCGAAGCTGATTCCACGTGGCCCGGGCAATCCGATTGAGCCGCCGAAAGGCGCAGAGGGTGGTTCAGGTACGGAAACCGGTATTCAGCCACAGTATGGCGTGCCATATGGCGTCGAGCTGAATCCGTTCCTGTCACCGTTTGGTCTGCCATGTAAACAGCCTGCCTGGGGTTACATCTCCGCGGTGGATCTGAAGACCAACGACGTAGTGTGGAAACAGCGTATCGGTACCGTTCGCGATAGCGCGCCGGTTCCGCTGCCGTTCAAAATGGGTATGCCGATGCTGGGTGGTCCTGTCACCACCGCTGGTAAGGTGTTCTTCATTGGCGCGACCGCAGATAACTACCTGCGTGCGTTCAGCACCGATACCGGCGAGCTGCTGTGGCAGGCACGTCTGCCAGCAGGCGGCCAGGCGACCCCAATGACCTATGAAGTAGATGGCAAGCAGTACGTTGTCATCGCGGCAGGCGGTCACGGTTCGTTTGGTACTAAGCTGGGCGATTATGTGATTGCTTACGCACTGCCAGACCAGAAATAA
- a CDS encoding response regulator: MRVLLVEDDEMIGANLQQALQGAGWSVDWVRDGVYAQNAWSEGGYSCVLLDLGLPRDDGLQVLRRARGRGDATPVLILTARDTVAQRIQGLDSGADDYLLKPFDLQEVMARMRAITRRSHGAADSVLGSGDVQLDMMTREVLYKGQREQLTAREYALLYALLERPGAILSREQLENRIYGWGDEVSSNAVDVLIHGMRRKLDNDVIRNVRGLGWRVPAI, encoded by the coding sequence ATGCGCGTGTTACTGGTTGAAGATGATGAAATGATCGGCGCGAACCTGCAACAGGCACTGCAGGGCGCGGGCTGGTCAGTAGATTGGGTGCGCGATGGCGTTTATGCCCAGAATGCCTGGAGCGAAGGCGGCTACAGCTGCGTGCTGCTCGATCTCGGCTTACCGCGCGATGACGGTCTGCAGGTTCTGCGCCGGGCGCGCGGGCGCGGCGACGCGACGCCGGTGCTGATTCTTACCGCACGCGACACCGTGGCGCAGCGGATACAGGGACTCGACAGCGGTGCGGACGACTACCTGCTTAAACCGTTCGATCTCCAGGAAGTCATGGCCCGGATGCGTGCCATTACGCGACGCAGCCACGGCGCAGCAGACTCGGTGCTGGGCAGCGGCGATGTCCAGCTGGATATGATGACCCGCGAGGTACTCTACAAAGGCCAGCGCGAGCAGCTGACGGCGCGGGAATATGCCCTGCTCTACGCGCTGCTGGAGCGGCCAGGTGCGATCTTGTCGCGCGAACAGCTGGAAAACCGTATCTACGGCTGGGGCGATGAGGTCAGCAGCAATGCAGTAGATGTGCTGATCCACGGCATGCGTCGCAAGCTCGACAACGACGTGATCCGTAACGTGCGCGGGCTGGGCTGGCGGGTTCCGGCAATATGA
- a CDS encoding helix-turn-helix domain-containing protein has translation MNQREFIRSLLDWIENNLGHDLHLDEVARRSGYSRWHLQRLFRQHTGFSLAEYIRQRRLTESALSLLSSNEAILQVAMNYGFDTQQAYTRTFKNYFMMTPGQLRRQRRVEPDRLLFPLAMAS, from the coding sequence ATGAATCAGCGCGAGTTTATTCGGAGTTTGCTGGACTGGATTGAGAACAACTTAGGACACGATCTGCATCTGGATGAGGTGGCACGCCGCTCGGGCTATTCGCGCTGGCATCTGCAACGCCTGTTTCGTCAGCATACCGGCTTTTCACTGGCAGAATATATCCGCCAGCGTCGCTTAACCGAGTCTGCACTCAGTCTGCTAAGCAGCAACGAAGCGATATTACAGGTGGCGATGAATTACGGCTTCGATACCCAGCAGGCCTATACCCGCACCTTTAAAAACTACTTTATGATGACGCCAGGCCAGTTGCGCCGTCAGCGTCGCGTCGAGCCGGATCGGTTGCTGTTCCCTCTGGCGATGGCCAGCTGA
- a CDS encoding sensor histidine kinase, which translates to MKPFTFMRSLRNKLLSTLLIIHLLMIGGVTWYFFSCYGDMVGTMKDDQLAKIADAWSTNKQMPALMPMLIAPDKAKSAFVVQLWDDQGQLRASSWPELQAPLQNQRGYHDVHVGQCDDCEWRIFTRPGMPGSEIKTIQVMHNLSYMKASMVKRALSAIIPMILMMPLSLLVIWLVVRKITRDLQVASRQIAAQETHHPHNVSPEGLPDEILPLVAAYNSLLSKLRDAWSSQRQFLEDAAHELRTPVTAVTLQLENLRQHIQPGEASRQFSQLEAGVTRTRHLVTQLLNVSRQDDQSVVSSVEHIELEDLLKESIEQLMVVADKRGIDIGFNGSTQYRLQASRSELRSLFDNLIGNAMLHTPEGSLVDVLLHRVAGKTVVDIVDNGPGMPESFIERAFDRFTRSPDVKAQGSGLGLSIVRNVAQKHQIHVALTNCLTPQGAVCGLQVRVTLP; encoded by the coding sequence ATGAAACCTTTCACCTTTATGCGGTCATTACGCAACAAACTTCTCTCTACGCTGCTGATCATTCATTTGCTGATGATAGGCGGCGTCACATGGTATTTCTTCAGCTGTTACGGCGATATGGTCGGCACAATGAAGGACGATCAGCTGGCGAAAATCGCTGATGCCTGGTCTACCAATAAACAGATGCCCGCCCTGATGCCGATGCTTATCGCGCCGGATAAAGCAAAGAGCGCCTTTGTAGTCCAGCTCTGGGACGATCAGGGCCAGTTGCGGGCCAGCTCATGGCCGGAGTTGCAGGCCCCGCTGCAAAATCAGCGCGGGTATCACGATGTGCATGTGGGTCAGTGCGACGACTGTGAATGGCGTATTTTTACCCGGCCCGGCATGCCCGGCAGCGAGATCAAAACCATCCAGGTGATGCACAACCTCAGCTACATGAAAGCCTCGATGGTTAAGCGGGCGCTGTCGGCGATCATTCCGATGATCCTGATGATGCCGCTGTCGCTGCTGGTGATCTGGCTGGTGGTGCGCAAGATCACCCGGGATCTGCAGGTCGCTTCACGTCAGATTGCGGCGCAGGAGACACATCATCCGCACAATGTTTCACCTGAGGGCTTACCGGATGAGATCCTGCCGCTGGTAGCCGCTTACAACTCGCTGCTGAGTAAGCTGCGTGACGCCTGGTCGTCGCAGCGTCAGTTCCTGGAAGATGCTGCCCATGAGCTGCGTACGCCGGTAACAGCGGTGACGTTACAGCTGGAAAACCTGCGTCAGCATATTCAGCCAGGCGAAGCGAGCCGTCAGTTCAGCCAGCTGGAAGCGGGCGTCACGCGCACCCGTCACCTGGTCACACAGTTACTCAATGTCTCACGCCAGGATGACCAGAGCGTGGTGTCCAGCGTGGAGCATATTGAACTGGAAGATCTGCTGAAAGAGAGCATTGAGCAGCTGATGGTGGTGGCGGACAAACGCGGCATTGATATCGGCTTTAATGGCTCCACGCAGTACCGTCTGCAGGCCAGCCGTTCTGAATTGCGCAGCCTGTTCGACAACCTGATTGGTAACGCTATGTTGCACACGCCGGAAGGCAGCCTGGTCGATGTGCTGCTGCATCGGGTGGCGGGCAAAACGGTGGTCGATATTGTCGATAACGGACCGGGCATGCCGGAATCCTTTATCGAACGCGCGTTCGACCGTTTTACCCGTTCGCCTGACGTTAAAGCCCAGGGCAGCGGGCTGGGACTCTCCATTGTGCGTAACGTCGCACAGAAACATCAGATCCACGTTGCCCTTACCAACTGCCTGACACCACAGGGTGCTGTTTGTGGTTTGCAGGTTCGCGTCACCCTTCCCTGA
- a CDS encoding LysR family transcriptional regulator: MENGANLTAMLVFARVVELQSFSEAARALGLSKSHVSREIARLELRLGIRLLQRTTRRLALTELGQAYYPYCVRMLAEVQRAEAFVQQVHQQPTGHVRLQAPVTFGCQCVVPVLNRFLRRHLHINVDLDLTDRNHDRLDDQVDLAIVIRSRSPQQGNFRVLSDIEWGLYAAPAYLAQRPAITHPEMLPRYDLLLFHGPAHTAALPFRRDKQRLALDVRSRFRANNSMALLNAALAGSGIAYLPSYMAQEAIARGDIQQLLPEWQMDRLQSYLLLHNTPEPASPVTLLCDTLITALNPN; encoded by the coding sequence ATGGAAAATGGCGCGAACTTAACCGCCATGCTGGTATTTGCACGGGTTGTGGAATTACAGAGTTTCAGCGAGGCGGCACGCGCACTTGGCCTGTCCAAATCTCACGTCAGCCGGGAAATTGCCCGTCTGGAGCTGCGGCTCGGTATCCGGCTGCTGCAGCGTACTACCCGGCGGCTGGCACTGACTGAGCTGGGTCAGGCTTACTATCCTTACTGTGTGAGGATGCTGGCTGAAGTGCAGCGCGCCGAGGCGTTTGTGCAGCAGGTGCATCAGCAGCCCACTGGGCATGTCAGGCTACAGGCGCCCGTCACTTTTGGCTGCCAGTGCGTGGTTCCCGTTCTCAATCGTTTTCTGCGCCGCCATCTGCATATTAACGTCGATCTCGATCTGACCGATCGCAATCACGATCGGCTGGACGATCAGGTCGATCTGGCGATTGTGATCCGATCCCGATCGCCGCAGCAGGGCAATTTCCGGGTACTGAGCGATATCGAGTGGGGACTTTATGCCGCGCCCGCTTACCTGGCGCAGCGACCCGCCATCACGCATCCTGAGATGTTGCCGCGCTACGACCTGCTGCTGTTTCATGGTCCGGCGCACACCGCCGCACTGCCGTTCCGCCGCGATAAACAGCGGCTGGCACTGGACGTGCGCAGCCGCTTTCGCGCCAATAACAGCATGGCGCTGCTCAATGCCGCACTGGCGGGCAGCGGTATCGCCTATCTTCCGTCCTACATGGCACAGGAGGCGATTGCGCGTGGCGACATTCAGCAACTGCTGCCGGAGTGGCAGATGGATCGCCTGCAAAGCTATCTGCTGCTGCACAACACGCCTGAACCGGCGTCACCGGTGACACTGCTGTGCGATACCCTGATTACGGCGCTGAATCCGAACTGA
- the yjdN gene encoding VOC family metalloprotein YjdN, translating to MQVSPYLFLYGRCEEAIDFYLQATGGELLSKMKFGDMPDQGEQVGDQSAAPQPPEKIMHAQLRIGDGELMLSDGNTEKPPASEHAGYAVSLSTTDVEKGKAWFEKLSAGGKVTTEWQETFWSNGFAMFIDKFNIPWRINVEKPQE from the coding sequence ATGCAAGTCAGTCCTTATCTGTTTCTCTATGGCCGTTGTGAAGAGGCTATCGACTTTTATCTGCAGGCGACCGGGGGAGAGCTGCTCTCTAAAATGAAATTTGGTGATATGCCGGATCAGGGTGAGCAGGTCGGCGATCAGTCTGCCGCGCCGCAGCCGCCAGAAAAGATCATGCATGCCCAGCTGCGTATCGGTGACGGTGAGCTGATGCTGAGCGACGGCAATACTGAGAAGCCGCCCGCGTCTGAACATGCCGGTTATGCGGTCAGCCTTTCCACCACTGATGTCGAAAAGGGTAAAGCCTGGTTTGAGAAACTGTCGGCAGGCGGCAAGGTGACAACTGAGTGGCAGGAGACATTCTGGTCGAATGGATTCGCGATGTTTATCGATAAGTTCAACATTCCATGGCGCATCAACGTTGAGAAGCCGCAGGAATAA